The Pseudomonas orientalis genome contains a region encoding:
- the ltaE gene encoding low-specificity L-threonine aldolase — protein MTVIDLRSDTVTQPTPGMLDAMASAVSGDDVYGEDPSVNQLEAELARRLGFDAALFVPTGTMSNLLALMAHCERGEEYIVGQQAHTYKYEGGGAAVLGSIQPQPLEVQPDGSLDLDQVLAAIKPDDFHFARTRLLALENTMQGKVLPLAYLARARAFTREHGLALHLDGARLYNAAVKLGVDAREIAGHFDSVSVCLSKGLGAPIGSVLCGSTALIAKARRLRKMVGGGMRQAGSLAAAGLYALDHQVQRLADDHANAQWLGDALRQAGYTVEPVQTNMVYVQMGDRAQALKGFAAERGIKLSAAPRLRMVTHLDVSRAQIEQVVQTFVAFSQK, from the coding sequence ATGACCGTGATCGACCTGCGCAGCGACACCGTGACCCAACCCACCCCCGGTATGCTCGATGCGATGGCCAGCGCCGTCAGCGGTGATGACGTCTACGGCGAAGACCCCAGCGTCAACCAACTGGAGGCTGAGCTGGCCAGGCGCCTGGGGTTCGACGCTGCGCTGTTCGTGCCCACCGGCACCATGAGCAACCTGCTGGCGTTGATGGCCCACTGTGAGCGCGGTGAGGAATACATCGTCGGGCAACAGGCCCATACCTACAAATACGAAGGGGGCGGGGCGGCCGTGCTGGGTTCGATCCAGCCGCAGCCGCTGGAGGTGCAGCCAGACGGTTCCCTGGACCTCGACCAAGTGCTGGCGGCGATCAAACCCGATGATTTCCACTTCGCCCGCACGCGCTTGCTGGCGCTGGAAAACACCATGCAAGGCAAAGTGCTTCCATTGGCATACCTGGCCAGGGCGCGGGCGTTTACCCGTGAACACGGCCTGGCGTTGCATCTGGACGGCGCGCGGCTCTACAACGCAGCGGTCAAGCTGGGCGTGGACGCGCGTGAAATTGCCGGGCATTTCGACTCGGTGTCGGTGTGCCTGTCCAAGGGACTCGGCGCACCGATCGGCTCGGTGCTGTGCGGTTCCACAGCGCTGATCGCCAAGGCGCGGCGCCTGCGCAAGATGGTCGGCGGCGGCATGCGACAGGCCGGTTCCCTGGCGGCGGCGGGCCTGTATGCCCTGGATCACCAGGTACAGCGATTGGCCGATGACCACGCCAATGCGCAGTGGCTGGGGGATGCGTTGCGCCAGGCCGGTTATACGGTGGAGCCGGTGCAGACCAACATGGTCTATGTGCAGATGGGCGACCGGGCGCAGGCCCTGAAGGGCTTTGCCGCCGAGCGCGGGATCAAGTTGAGCGCCGCGCCGCGTCTGCGCATGGTCACGCATCTGGATGTCAGTCGGGCGCAGATCGAACAAGTTGTGCAGACATTCGTCGCATTTTCGCAGAAATGA
- a CDS encoding 6,7-dimethyl-8-ribityllumazine synthase — protein MQPTAIDSKSKNHHGERVAFIQACWHKDIVDQSRKGFLAEMIAQGYQESDIDFFEVGGAFEMPLHAKLLAKTGRYAGIVAAALVVDGGIYRHEFVAQSVVSGLMQVQLETEVPVFSVSLTPHHFHGGSEHTTFFYEHFVHKGQEAARTCADTLHKVRAIRRSEPRAVAV, from the coding sequence ATGCAACCCACCGCAATCGACAGCAAAAGCAAAAACCATCACGGCGAGCGTGTCGCGTTTATCCAGGCCTGCTGGCACAAGGATATTGTCGACCAGTCGCGCAAAGGCTTCCTCGCCGAAATGATCGCCCAGGGTTATCAGGAATCGGACATCGATTTCTTCGAAGTCGGCGGCGCCTTCGAGATGCCCCTGCACGCCAAGCTGCTGGCCAAGACTGGCCGTTACGCCGGTATCGTCGCCGCCGCGCTGGTGGTGGATGGCGGGATCTACCGTCATGAATTCGTCGCGCAATCGGTGGTCAGCGGCCTGATGCAGGTGCAGTTGGAAACTGAAGTGCCGGTGTTCTCGGTGTCCCTGACCCCACACCACTTCCACGGGGGCAGCGAACACACCACGTTCTTCTACGAGCACTTCGTGCACAAAGGCCAGGAAGCTGCGCGTACGTGCGCCGATACGCTGCATAAGGTGCGGGCGATCCGTCGTAGCGAGCCTCGTGCTGTAGCGGTCTAA
- the astE gene encoding succinylglutamate desuccinylase, whose translation MLALGKLLELTLAGREPAQKIQLTVDGVQMRWLSEGALEVRPPQAADNGSDLLLSSGIHGNETAPIELLDRLLHGIARGEIKPRTRILFLFGNPEAMRRGERYLELDINRLFNGRHESNIGPEAMRAAELEQLARSFFSQPGRSRLHYDLHTAIRGSKIEQFALYPWKEGRQHSRRELARLRAAGMEAVLLQNKASITFTAFTYEQLDAEAFTLELGKARPFGQNQGVDVSRLEQRLKHIIEGTEPESDSLDGLKLFAVAREIIKHSDAFLLHLPADVENFSELDKGYLLAEDVAQTRWVIEEEGARIIFPNPKVKNGLRAGILIVPTTDADLA comes from the coding sequence ATGCTCGCCCTTGGCAAACTGCTTGAACTGACCCTCGCCGGTCGCGAACCGGCGCAAAAAATTCAACTGACTGTCGACGGCGTGCAGATGCGCTGGCTCAGCGAGGGCGCGCTTGAAGTGCGTCCGCCGCAGGCTGCAGACAATGGCAGCGACCTGCTGTTGTCCTCCGGCATCCACGGCAACGAAACCGCGCCGATCGAACTGCTCGACCGCTTGTTGCATGGCATCGCCCGTGGGGAGATCAAGCCCCGCACCCGTATTCTGTTCCTGTTCGGCAATCCCGAGGCCATGCGCCGCGGTGAGCGTTACCTTGAACTGGACATCAACCGGCTGTTCAACGGCCGGCATGAAAGCAACATTGGTCCCGAAGCCATGCGCGCCGCCGAACTTGAACAGTTGGCCCGCAGTTTTTTCAGCCAGCCGGGCCGTTCGCGCCTGCATTACGACCTGCACACCGCGATCCGTGGTTCGAAGATCGAGCAGTTTGCGCTGTATCCGTGGAAAGAAGGGCGCCAGCATTCGCGCCGTGAGCTGGCACGCCTGCGCGCTGCCGGAATGGAGGCGGTGCTGCTGCAGAACAAGGCCTCTATCACGTTCACGGCGTTTACGTATGAACAGTTGGACGCCGAGGCTTTCACCCTGGAACTGGGCAAGGCGCGGCCGTTTGGGCAGAACCAGGGCGTGGATGTTTCCCGCCTGGAGCAGCGCCTCAAGCACATCATCGAAGGCACCGAGCCTGAGTCCGACAGCCTCGACGGCTTGAAGCTGTTCGCCGTTGCACGCGAAATCATCAAGCACAGCGATGCTTTCCTGCTGCATTTGCCGGCTGACGTGGAAAACTTTTCGGAGTTGGATAAGGGGTATCTGCTGGCCGAAGATGTGGCCCAAACCCGCTGGGTGATCGAGGAGGAGGGTGCGCGCATTATCTTCCCTAACCCGAAGGTGAAGAATGGTTTGCGCGCGGGGATATTGATCGTGCCGACCACGGATGCCGACCTGGCCTAG
- the astB gene encoding N-succinylarginine dihydrolase → MKSYEVNFDGLVGPTHNYGGLSFGNVASQSNSQQHSNPREAALQGLQKMKALMDMGFVQGVLAPQERPDVAALRNLGFSGTDAQVIEQAARHAMPLLVASCSASSMWVANAATVSPSADTADGRVHFTAANLNCKYHRSIEHPTTSRVLGAMFADQKHFAHHAALPAVAQFGDEGAANHTRFCREYGEAGVEFFVFGRSAFDARYPAPQKYPARQTLEASQAVARLHGLKDDGVVYAQQNPAVIDAGVFHNDVIAVGNGEVLFYHEDAFLNTEQMLAELQGKLGKLGGNFQSVCVPRSQVSVEDAVRSYLFNSQLLTRPDGSMLLIVPEECRANPRVWEYLQHLTASGGLIREVKVFDLKQSMQNGGGPACLRLRVALNETELAAVNPGVIMTAPLYDTLTQWVNRHYRDSLRETDLADPQLLLECRTALDELTQILKLGSVYPFQIN, encoded by the coding sequence ATGAAATCCTATGAAGTCAATTTTGACGGTCTAGTGGGGCCGACCCATAACTACGGCGGCTTGTCCTTCGGCAACGTCGCGTCCCAGAGCAACAGCCAGCAGCATTCCAACCCCAGGGAAGCGGCGTTGCAGGGGCTGCAAAAAATGAAAGCGCTGATGGACATGGGCTTTGTGCAAGGCGTGCTCGCGCCCCAGGAGCGCCCGGATGTGGCCGCTCTGCGCAACCTCGGTTTCAGCGGCACCGACGCTCAGGTCATCGAGCAGGCGGCCAGGCACGCCATGCCGTTGTTGGTGGCGAGCTGCTCGGCGTCGAGCATGTGGGTGGCCAACGCCGCCACCGTCAGCCCCAGCGCCGACACGGCGGATGGCCGCGTGCATTTCACCGCGGCCAACCTCAACTGCAAATACCACCGCAGCATCGAACACCCGACCACCAGCCGCGTGCTGGGGGCGATGTTCGCTGACCAGAAGCACTTCGCCCACCACGCGGCATTGCCGGCGGTGGCACAGTTTGGCGATGAGGGCGCGGCCAATCACACGCGCTTTTGCCGTGAATACGGTGAGGCCGGCGTCGAGTTCTTTGTGTTTGGCCGCAGTGCGTTCGATGCTCGCTACCCGGCCCCGCAAAAATATCCGGCGCGCCAGACCCTCGAGGCGTCCCAGGCGGTTGCACGTCTGCACGGCCTGAAGGATGACGGCGTGGTCTACGCCCAGCAGAACCCGGCGGTGATCGATGCCGGTGTATTCCACAACGACGTGATCGCGGTCGGCAACGGCGAGGTGCTGTTCTACCACGAGGACGCGTTCCTCAACACCGAACAGATGCTCGCCGAACTGCAGGGCAAGCTGGGCAAACTGGGCGGTAACTTCCAGTCCGTGTGCGTGCCGCGCTCCCAGGTCAGTGTTGAGGATGCGGTACGGTCCTACTTGTTCAACAGCCAACTGCTGACACGTCCCGATGGCTCGATGCTGCTGATCGTGCCGGAAGAATGCCGCGCCAATCCGCGCGTCTGGGAGTACCTGCAACACCTCACGGCCAGCGGCGGCTTGATCCGCGAAGTGAAGGTGTTCGACCTCAAGCAAAGCATGCAGAACGGCGGCGGCCCGGCGTGCCTGCGTTTGCGTGTGGCGTTGAACGAAACCGAACTGGCGGCGGTGAATCCAGGCGTTATCATGACCGCGCCCCTCTACGACACCCTGACCCAATGGGTCAACAGACACTACCGCGACAGCCTGCGCGAAACCGACCTGGCTGACCCGCAACTGTTGCTTGAGTGCCGGACGGCACTGGATGAACTGACGCAAATCCTTAAACTGGGCTCGGTTTATCCTTTCCAGATCAATTAA
- the astD gene encoding succinylglutamate-semialdehyde dehydrogenase, whose protein sequence is MMNSLYIAGSWLAGQGELFESRNPVTQQVLWSGNGATAEQVESAVQAARQAFPGWARQSLEERIGVLETFAATLKSRADEIARCIGEETGKPLWESATEVTSMANKIAISVHSYRERTGEKSGPLGDATAVLRHKPHGVVAVFGPYNFPGHLPNGHIVPALLAGNTVLFKPSELTPKVAELTVQCWIEAGLPAGVLNLLQGARETGIALAANPGIDGLFFTGSSRTGNHLHQQFSGRPDKILALEMGGNNPLVVDEVADVDAAVYTIIQSAFISAGQRCTCARRLLVPEGAWGDALLARLVAVSAAIEVGAFDQQPAPFMGSVISLAAAKALMGAQELMLANGAVALLEMTQPRDQAALLTPGIIDVTAVTEREDEELFGPLLQVIRYADFAAAIAEANDTQYGLAAGLLSDSEARYQQFWLESRAGIVNWNKQLTGAASTAPFGGVGASGNHRASAYYAADYCAYPVASLETPNLVVPATLTPGITLI, encoded by the coding sequence ATAATGAATTCGTTGTACATCGCAGGTAGCTGGCTGGCCGGCCAGGGTGAACTGTTTGAATCGCGTAACCCGGTGACCCAGCAGGTGCTGTGGAGCGGCAATGGCGCGACGGCCGAGCAGGTCGAGTCCGCCGTGCAGGCTGCGCGTCAGGCGTTTCCAGGCTGGGCTCGGCAGTCGTTGGAAGAGCGCATCGGGGTGCTCGAAACCTTCGCCGCCACGCTGAAAAGCCGCGCTGATGAAATTGCTCGCTGCATCGGTGAGGAAACCGGCAAGCCGCTGTGGGAATCGGCGACTGAAGTCACCAGCATGGCCAACAAGATCGCCATCTCGGTGCACAGTTATCGCGAGCGTACCGGCGAGAAGAGCGGCCCTCTGGGCGACGCCACCGCTGTGCTGCGCCACAAGCCTCACGGTGTGGTGGCGGTGTTCGGCCCCTACAATTTTCCCGGTCACTTGCCGAACGGGCACATCGTCCCGGCGCTGCTGGCGGGTAACACCGTGCTGTTCAAGCCGAGCGAGCTGACGCCGAAAGTCGCCGAGCTGACCGTGCAGTGCTGGATCGAAGCGGGTTTACCGGCGGGCGTATTGAATCTGCTGCAAGGTGCGCGGGAAACCGGTATCGCCCTGGCCGCCAACCCAGGCATCGACGGTCTGTTCTTCACCGGTTCCAGCCGCACCGGCAACCACCTGCACCAACAGTTCTCCGGGCGTCCGGACAAGATCCTGGCCCTGGAAATGGGTGGCAACAACCCGCTGGTGGTGGACGAAGTGGCCGACGTGGATGCGGCGGTGTACACCATCATCCAGTCGGCGTTTATCTCCGCCGGCCAGCGCTGCACCTGCGCCCGTCGCCTGCTGGTGCCCGAAGGCGCCTGGGGCGATGCGTTGCTGGCGCGTCTGGTGGCGGTCAGCGCCGCCATTGAAGTGGGCGCGTTCGACCAGCAACCCGCGCCGTTCATGGGCTCGGTGATTTCCCTGGCTGCCGCCAAAGCCTTGATGGGCGCCCAGGAACTGATGTTGGCCAATGGCGCTGTGGCGCTGCTGGAAATGACCCAACCCCGGGACCAGGCCGCCTTGCTGACCCCGGGCATCATCGACGTGACCGCAGTGACCGAGCGCGAAGACGAAGAACTGTTCGGCCCGCTGTTGCAGGTGATTCGCTACGCGGATTTTGCCGCGGCGATTGCCGAGGCCAACGACACTCAGTACGGCCTGGCCGCCGGCCTGCTGTCGGATTCCGAGGCGCGTTACCAGCAGTTCTGGCTGGAAAGCCGCGCCGGCATCGTCAACTGGAACAAACAACTGACCGGCGCCGCCAGTACTGCGCCGTTTGGTGGAGTAGGGGCCTCGGGCAACCATCGCGCCAGTGCGTATTACGCGGCCGATTATTGTGCGTATCCGGTGGCGTCGCTGGAGACCCCGAATTTGGTGGTTCCAGCCACGCTAACACCTGGCATTACGCTTATTTGA
- the astA gene encoding arginine N-succinyltransferase, producing the protein MIVRPVRSSDLPALIDLARSTGTGLTTLPANEERLTHRVGWAEKTFRGEAGRGDADYLFVLENDEGRVVGISAIAGAVGLREPWYNFRVGLTVSASQELNIYREIPTLFLANDLTGNSELCSLFLHADYRNGLNGRMLAKARLLFIAEFPQLFGNKIIAEMRGVSNEAGRSPFWESLGRHFFKMEFSQADYLTGVGNKAFIAELMPKFPLYSCFLSEDARNVIGKVHPDTEPALSMLKSEGFSYQGYVDIFDAGPAVECETSKIRAVRDSQSLVLAIGTPGDDATPFLIHNRKREDCRITAAPARLAAGTLVVDPQTARRLQLVVGDQVRAVALSAARESK; encoded by the coding sequence ATGATCGTTCGTCCCGTACGCAGCAGCGATTTACCGGCCCTGATTGACCTGGCGCGCAGCACCGGCACCGGCCTCACCACCTTGCCGGCCAACGAAGAGCGCCTGACCCATCGCGTGGGCTGGGCCGAGAAAACCTTTCGCGGCGAAGCCGGGCGCGGCGATGCGGACTACCTGTTCGTGCTGGAAAACGATGAAGGCCGCGTGGTGGGCATCTCCGCTATCGCCGGCGCCGTCGGCCTGCGCGAGCCCTGGTACAACTTCCGGGTGGGGTTGACTGTCAGCGCCTCCCAGGAACTGAATATCTACCGCGAAATTCCGACGTTGTTCCTGGCCAACGACCTCACGGGCAATTCCGAGCTGTGCTCGTTGTTCCTGCACGCCGATTACCGCAACGGCCTCAACGGCCGCATGCTGGCCAAGGCGCGCCTGCTGTTTATCGCCGAATTCCCGCAATTGTTTGGCAACAAGATCATTGCCGAGATGCGCGGCGTGTCCAACGAGGCAGGGCGCTCGCCGTTCTGGGAGAGCCTGGGCCGCCACTTCTTCAAGATGGAGTTCAGCCAGGCCGACTACCTCACCGGCGTCGGCAACAAGGCCTTTATCGCCGAGCTGATGCCGAAGTTTCCGCTGTACAGCTGCTTTCTCTCCGAAGACGCGCGCAACGTGATCGGCAAGGTGCATCCGGACACCGAGCCGGCGCTGAGCATGCTCAAGAGCGAAGGCTTCAGCTACCAGGGCTACGTGGATATTTTCGACGCGGGCCCGGCGGTGGAGTGTGAAACCAGCAAGATTCGTGCGGTGCGCGACAGCCAGTCGCTGGTGCTGGCCATCGGCACGCCGGGGGACGACGCCACGCCGTTCCTGATCCATAACCGCAAACGCGAAGACTGCCGCATCACCGCCGCGCCGGCCCGTCTGGCCGCAGGTACCCTGGTGGTCGATCCTCAGACCGCCAGGCGCCTGCAGTTGGTGGTCGGTGATCAAGTGCGCGCTGTTGCGTTGTCTGCTGCTCGGGAGTCGAAATAA
- the aruF gene encoding arginine/ornithine succinyltransferase subunit alpha yields MLVMRPAQMADLGEVQRLAADSPIGVTSLPDDVERLSDKIAASEASFAAEVSFNGEESYFFVLEDTETGKLAGCSAIVASAGYSEPFYSFRNETFVHASRELKIHNKIHVLSQCHDLTGNSLLTSFYVVPELVGSPWSELNSRGRLLFVASHPERFADSVVTEIVGYSDENGDSPFWDAIGRNFFDLNYAAAERLCGLKSRTFLAELMPHYPIYVPLLPDEAQEAMGQVHPRAQITFDILMREGFETDHYIDIFDGGPTLHARVSGIRSIAQSRVVPVKIGEMVKGVGRQYLVSNAQLQDYRAVMLELDYAPGKPVTLDLAAAEALGVGEGASVRLVAV; encoded by the coding sequence ATGCTGGTGATGCGCCCCGCGCAAATGGCTGACCTGGGCGAGGTACAGCGTCTGGCTGCGGACAGCCCGATTGGTGTCACTTCCTTGCCGGATGACGTTGAACGCCTGAGCGACAAGATCGCCGCCAGCGAAGCGTCCTTCGCGGCAGAGGTAAGTTTCAACGGTGAAGAAAGCTATTTCTTCGTACTTGAGGACACCGAGACGGGCAAGCTCGCCGGCTGCTCGGCCATCGTTGCTTCAGCCGGCTACTCCGAGCCGTTCTACAGTTTTCGTAACGAAACCTTCGTGCACGCCTCCCGCGAGCTGAAGATCCACAACAAGATCCACGTGCTTTCCCAGTGCCACGACCTGACCGGCAACAGCCTGCTCACCAGTTTCTACGTGGTGCCCGAACTGGTCGGTTCGCCCTGGTCGGAACTTAACTCCCGTGGCCGCCTGCTGTTCGTCGCCAGCCACCCCGAGCGCTTTGCCGATTCGGTGGTGACCGAGATTGTCGGCTACAGCGACGAAAACGGCGACTCGCCGTTCTGGGACGCCATCGGTCGCAACTTCTTCGACCTCAATTACGCCGCCGCCGAGCGCCTGTGCGGGCTGAAAAGCCGCACCTTCCTCGCCGAGCTGATGCCGCACTACCCGATCTACGTGCCGCTGCTGCCGGACGAAGCCCAGGAAGCCATGGGCCAGGTGCATCCGCGGGCGCAGATCACCTTCGACATCCTGATGCGCGAAGGCTTCGAAACCGACCATTACATCGACATCTTCGACGGTGGCCCGACGCTGCACGCACGGGTGTCGGGGATTCGCTCGATTGCCCAGAGCCGCGTGGTGCCGGTGAAAATCGGCGAGATGGTCAAGGGTGTCGGCCGCCAGTACCTGGTGAGCAACGCGCAGTTGCAGGATTACCGTGCGGTGATGCTGGAGCTGGACTATGCGCCCGGCAAACCGGTGACCCTGGACCTGGCGGCAGCCGAAGCGCTGGGTGTTGGCGAAGGCGCCAGTGTGCGCCTGGTTGCGGTTTAA
- a CDS encoding aspartate aminotransferase family protein — translation MSVEQAPVQRADFDQVMVPNYAPAAFIPVRGAGSRVWDQAGRELIDFAGGIAVNVLGHAHPALVGALTEQANKLWHVSNVFTNEPALRLAHKLIDATFADRVFFCNSGAEANEAAFKLARRVAFDRFGSEKYEIIAALNSFHGRTLFTVNVGGQSKYSDGFGPKITGITHVPYNDLAALKAAVSDKTCAVVLEPIQGEGGVLPAELAYLQGARELCDAHDALLVFDEVQTGMGRTGHLFAYQHYGVTPDILTSAKSLGGGFPIAAMLTREDLAKHLVVGTHGTTYGGNPLGCAVAEAVIDVINTPEVLAGVNARHELFKARLEQIGKQYGIFTEVRGMGLLIGCVLSDAFKGKAKDVFNAAEKENLMVLQAGPDVVRFAPSLVVEEADIKEGLDRFERAVKTLTQG, via the coding sequence ATGTCCGTTGAGCAAGCCCCGGTGCAACGTGCCGATTTCGACCAAGTGATGGTGCCCAACTACGCACCTGCTGCCTTTATCCCTGTACGTGGCGCAGGTTCGCGCGTGTGGGACCAGGCCGGTCGTGAGCTGATCGACTTTGCCGGCGGCATCGCGGTCAACGTATTGGGCCACGCCCACCCGGCGCTGGTCGGTGCACTGACCGAACAGGCCAACAAGTTGTGGCATGTGTCCAACGTCTTTACTAACGAGCCGGCGCTGCGCCTGGCTCATAAGCTGATCGATGCCACCTTTGCCGATCGCGTGTTCTTCTGCAACTCCGGCGCCGAGGCCAATGAGGCTGCGTTCAAGCTGGCCCGTCGTGTGGCCTTTGACCGTTTCGGCAGCGAGAAATACGAGATCATCGCCGCGCTGAACAGCTTCCATGGCCGTACCCTGTTCACCGTCAACGTCGGCGGCCAGTCCAAGTACTCCGATGGTTTCGGGCCGAAAATCACCGGCATCACCCACGTGCCTTACAACGACCTGGCTGCACTGAAGGCCGCTGTGTCGGACAAGACGTGCGCGGTGGTGCTGGAGCCGATCCAGGGCGAGGGCGGTGTGTTGCCGGCCGAACTGGCTTACCTGCAAGGCGCCCGCGAACTGTGCGACGCCCACGACGCGCTGTTGGTATTTGACGAAGTGCAAACCGGCATGGGCCGCACCGGCCACCTGTTCGCCTACCAGCATTACGGCGTGACGCCGGATATCCTTACCAGCGCCAAGAGCCTGGGTGGCGGTTTCCCGATTGCCGCGATGCTTACCCGTGAAGACCTGGCCAAGCACTTGGTGGTCGGCACCCATGGCACCACCTACGGTGGCAACCCGCTGGGCTGTGCGGTGGCTGAAGCGGTGATCGACGTGATCAACACCCCCGAGGTGCTGGCCGGCGTGAATGCCAGGCATGAGCTGTTCAAGGCGCGCCTGGAGCAGATCGGCAAGCAGTACGGCATCTTCACCGAGGTGCGCGGCATGGGCCTGCTGATCGGTTGTGTGCTCAGCGATGCGTTCAAAGGCAAGGCCAAGGACGTGTTCAACGCCGCCGAGAAAGAAAACCTGATGGTCCTGCAAGCTGGCCCGGACGTGGTGCGTTTTGCGCCAAGCCTGGTGGTCGAAGAGGCGGATATCAAGGAAGGGCTGGATCGTTTTGAACGCGCTGTAAAAACGCTGACGCAAGGCTGA